A window of Bacteroidota bacterium contains these coding sequences:
- a CDS encoding exo-alpha-sialidase: MKLMFTGILLCLFTSMAYPQSTLFNTPFPDDNFKHLHGEVVDFGNNEMYALWSKFETTGRIRFFMRKSTDGGNQWQNEETVFDTVINGSIEDAWRGAHLIKGNNNRLLLFIKTGSSRHTIYKYSDDGGVTWTPNIRMTIANGTFTSQAYRIFSVVHLGEGRLILTSSNSTSLTGTVRSTDNGTSWQNYVSLGFSLFMNPSLLSIGNGSFYMAAQQTAATSSKRIFFVKYISTNTWQDTVIVHEDTSASLALPRLFRDSNNDIYIFFSKTVKVFGKYSRTNIFYSKSSDEGATWGNPVQVTKYPGVDANLNLNSQSVKPFITFSSDRNNPQGAQKLFWTNALGLQDNSTPPVIYDYEANSASVTAGDTIKIKVFAGSESPVTEAKLTGYLNDIPYDLQLFDDGNHNDSLPGDKIFGNFIKVAQEGDLLRYSVSVQNAFGTSTTAQNIIACPYSDLPSSAELKTGRLIVPFDYNGNIADVSTPSGGGLKYDSVLTVFSHGFLLSGFTGSNVWAAGEFSASRILDFRAGLVGYPANDPRNGIYRVALTDTAFGTSWQRWKGAVSLGAKYWDGNNNNIYDPVDLNQNGRWDPDEDMPEILGEVSYFTVFNDGVPSATRRFLEEPKGIEVRQTLYAFPNSDAPAMRDAVFIRYEIVKKGNLSPEIVDFILGIQSDPDLGEANDDLAATDTLRNSVVCYNEFADPLFGDNPPAIYNSMLFGNPVYIPGVSFTDINNNGTYENGIDIPLDTAMLPLGKPFENLLFPGAINSGMNVSQHYMQSHPTHGDPNTPAEVRNYHTGKDKVGQYFDPCTWTFGDVRGGVDCTKINPLFVYSGDPVLNRGWINNTGVDQRTTVASYPVLLNDQTTLTWHTAIIVGRGNSPLNSINVTKANVDTIFSRMGAKYNPNPVSVKEPGTEIPNEYELSQNYPNPFNPNTKINFSIPENARVSLKIYDNTGALVKTLLNEELSPGKHSVSFDAGKLASGVYFYRLESEKFTQTRKMLLLK, translated from the coding sequence ATGAAACTGATGTTTACCGGAATATTGCTTTGCCTCTTTACAAGCATGGCATATCCACAAAGCACTTTATTCAACACTCCTTTTCCTGATGATAACTTCAAACATCTTCATGGAGAAGTTGTTGACTTTGGTAATAACGAAATGTACGCCCTCTGGTCGAAATTCGAAACAACCGGCAGAATCCGGTTTTTTATGCGGAAAAGTACAGACGGAGGTAATCAGTGGCAGAATGAAGAAACCGTTTTTGATACTGTCATAAACGGGAGTATTGAAGATGCGTGGCGTGGAGCACATCTCATTAAAGGAAACAACAACAGATTGCTTCTTTTCATCAAGACGGGATCAAGCAGGCATACAATCTACAAGTATTCCGATGACGGTGGAGTTACCTGGACTCCAAACATTCGGATGACGATAGCGAATGGTACTTTCACAAGTCAGGCATACAGAATATTCTCAGTTGTCCACCTGGGTGAAGGGAGACTCATCCTGACAAGCTCCAACTCTACAAGTCTCACGGGTACCGTCAGAAGTACGGATAATGGTACCAGCTGGCAAAACTATGTATCCTTGGGATTTTCGCTGTTCATGAATCCGTCTCTTTTGAGTATCGGAAATGGCAGTTTCTATATGGCGGCTCAGCAAACTGCAGCCACATCAAGTAAAAGAATCTTTTTTGTAAAGTACATTTCCACAAATACCTGGCAGGATACTGTCATAGTACACGAAGATACCTCGGCATCTCTTGCTCTCCCCCGTTTGTTCAGAGACTCAAACAACGATATTTACATCTTCTTTTCAAAGACAGTAAAAGTTTTTGGGAAATACTCCCGCACCAATATCTTTTACTCCAAAAGCAGCGACGAGGGTGCAACATGGGGAAACCCGGTTCAGGTTACAAAATATCCCGGTGTTGATGCGAACCTGAACCTCAATTCACAATCCGTCAAACCCTTCATCACATTTTCTAGTGACAGGAACAACCCTCAAGGTGCTCAAAAATTGTTCTGGACAAATGCACTTGGACTCCAGGATAATTCAACTCCACCCGTTATTTACGACTATGAGGCAAATTCCGCTTCCGTAACTGCCGGAGATACGATTAAAATTAAAGTTTTTGCCGGTTCGGAATCCCCCGTCACAGAGGCAAAATTAACTGGTTACCTTAATGATATCCCCTACGACCTTCAGCTTTTCGATGACGGGAACCACAATGACTCGTTGCCGGGAGACAAGATATTTGGAAATTTCATAAAAGTTGCTCAAGAGGGTGATCTGCTAAGATATTCTGTCTCTGTACAAAATGCTTTTGGTACTTCAACCACTGCACAAAATATAATAGCGTGTCCTTACAGTGACCTCCCAAGCAGTGCAGAATTGAAAACAGGACGCCTGATTGTTCCGTTCGACTACAATGGTAATATTGCAGATGTTTCAACTCCATCGGGAGGCGGACTCAAATATGATTCAGTGTTAACTGTTTTCTCTCACGGGTTCCTTCTCTCGGGCTTTACCGGATCAAATGTTTGGGCTGCAGGTGAATTTAGTGCTTCAAGGATTCTGGATTTTAGAGCCGGTCTGGTTGGTTATCCTGCAAACGATCCCAGAAATGGAATATACAGGGTAGCACTTACCGATACCGCATTTGGTACTTCATGGCAAAGATGGAAAGGGGCTGTTTCACTCGGTGCAAAATACTGGGACGGAAACAACAATAATATATATGATCCTGTCGATTTGAATCAAAACGGAAGATGGGATCCGGATGAAGATATGCCGGAGATACTGGGAGAGGTTTCTTATTTCACCGTTTTTAATGACGGTGTACCCTCAGCTACAAGAAGATTTTTGGAGGAACCCAAGGGAATCGAAGTCAGACAAACCCTGTATGCGTTCCCGAATTCGGATGCCCCTGCAATGAGAGATGCGGTATTTATCAGATATGAAATAGTTAAAAAAGGGAACCTGTCACCTGAGATAGTTGACTTTATTCTCGGAATTCAAAGTGATCCCGACCTCGGTGAGGCGAATGACGACCTGGCAGCTACCGATACTTTAAGAAATTCCGTGGTGTGTTACAACGAATTTGCAGATCCCTTATTTGGAGATAATCCACCTGCTATCTACAATTCGATGCTTTTTGGAAATCCGGTCTACATCCCAGGAGTCAGTTTTACAGATATCAACAACAATGGCACTTATGAGAACGGTATCGATATCCCGCTTGATACCGCTATGCTTCCATTGGGAAAACCATTTGAAAATCTCCTTTTCCCCGGTGCAATAAACAGTGGAATGAATGTGTCTCAACACTATATGCAGTCGCACCCGACGCATGGTGATCCAAATACTCCTGCGGAAGTAAGAAACTACCATACGGGCAAAGACAAAGTCGGGCAATATTTCGACCCTTGCACCTGGACATTCGGTGATGTAAGAGGAGGTGTTGACTGCACTAAAATCAATCCGCTTTTTGTCTACTCGGGTGATCCTGTCTTGAACAGAGGATGGATAAACAATACGGGGGTTGATCAGAGAACTACTGTTGCTAGCTACCCTGTTCTCTTAAACGATCAAACGACACTTACCTGGCACACCGCTATAATTGTCGGAAGAGGAAATTCTCCTCTCAACTCAATCAATGTCACAAAAGCAAATGTAGATACCATCTTTTCCAGAATGGGAGCAAAATACAATCCTAATCCTGTCTCTGTAAAAGAACCTGGCACAGAAATCCCGAACGAGTATGAGTTATCCCAAAACTATCCGAATCCCTTCAACCCGAATACAAAAATCAACTTCAGTATACCTGAAAATGCACGGGTATCATTAAAAATATATGATAACACCGGTGCTCTGGTAAAAACTCTTTTAAATGAAGAGTTGAGCCCCGGTAAACATTCGGTATCATTTGACGCAGGCAAACTTGCAAGCGGTGTATATTTTTACAGGCTTGAATCAGAAAAATTCACTCAAACCCGTAAAATGCTTCTCCTGAAGTAG
- a CDS encoding cyanophycinase gives MKKLFILSVLFSFVLFPQPKGKLLIIGGGSRPEYMMKKFIELAGGYDAKIVIVPNASSVPKDEAWDHSTEFVKLGCKNVKALYFGRAEVDSPQNLAELDGVTGVFFSGGDQAKLFKEVGKSKFFDKIKAIYNNGGIIGGTSAGAAVMSKVMITGEELLVKDSTLSFFTVHAKNVETTEGFGFLTDVIIDQHFLVRKRQNRLITTTIEHNLPGIGIDESTAILVDKGRYFTVVGESGVLVIDPTKGKRKKDNKNGMVSATDITMHLLMDGDRYDMKTRKVLSK, from the coding sequence ATGAAAAAATTATTTATTTTAAGTGTGTTATTCAGTTTCGTTCTTTTTCCGCAACCGAAAGGAAAACTCCTCATAATTGGCGGGGGATCGCGTCCTGAATATATGATGAAGAAATTTATTGAACTTGCCGGTGGATATGATGCAAAAATCGTGATAGTACCGAATGCAAGTTCTGTTCCCAAGGATGAAGCCTGGGATCACAGTACCGAATTTGTGAAGCTTGGATGTAAAAATGTGAAGGCTCTTTATTTTGGGAGAGCTGAAGTTGATTCTCCTCAGAATCTTGCAGAACTTGACGGAGTAACCGGAGTCTTTTTCTCAGGTGGTGATCAGGCAAAACTTTTCAAAGAAGTGGGTAAGAGCAAATTTTTTGACAAGATAAAAGCTATTTATAACAATGGTGGAATAATCGGTGGCACCTCCGCAGGGGCAGCCGTAATGAGTAAAGTAATGATAACGGGTGAGGAATTGTTAGTGAAAGACTCAACACTGAGTTTTTTCACGGTTCACGCTAAAAATGTTGAAACGACAGAGGGCTTCGGCTTTTTGACAGATGTAATTATCGACCAGCATTTCCTCGTAAGAAAGAGACAGAACAGGCTTATTACCACAACGATAGAACACAATCTTCCAGGAATCGGAATTGATGAATCAACAGCAATTCTGGTTGACAAGGGGAGATATTTTACAGTGGTGGGCGAGAGCGGGGTTCTTGTAATCGATCCGACAAAAGGTAAAAGAAAAAAAGACAATAAAAACGGAATGGTTTCAGCCACTGATATCACGATGCATCTATTGATGGATGGTGACAGATATGACATGAAGACCAGAAAAGTTTTATCTAAATAA
- a CDS encoding T9SS type A sorting domain-containing protein, with the protein MKKTLLFSAFLVAIMLFDVAAQNAVYQSGKIELTLRTYGRVRIGMMNNGAYVRQLDRASLLYNMQDTATFDYLEDADDEILPDTVDNPTWGDVELTSRINSDYSNQSPLLKADIHLYGWANKGYAIVKYVVKSQETAAYQGRFGLEMIPQVEGAYGNEIMTYDPAKWLFSFSKTNYFGLKILNLQVPSAHNFEWYEGYNVDTSLTRWMTDGQYENFHWAGIDGGTAVFGTSPVATNPNDSTIMYIAIAVGLDSLEMNANIDSATAKYNQLTGILDETPVASITDYKMYQNYPNPFNPSTKIVFDVPQASNVNLSVYDLLGNKVAELVNGYQNAGRQSVNFDASKLSSGVYFYTLRAGATVITNKMILSK; encoded by the coding sequence ATGAAAAAAACATTACTTTTTTCTGCTTTTTTAGTTGCAATCATGCTTTTTGATGTTGCAGCACAGAATGCCGTTTACCAGTCAGGAAAGATCGAACTTACCCTCCGTACCTACGGAAGAGTGAGAATCGGTATGATGAACAACGGTGCATATGTCCGTCAGTTGGATCGTGCATCATTGCTTTATAACATGCAGGACACCGCCACCTTTGATTATCTCGAAGATGCTGATGACGAAATACTTCCCGATACAGTAGATAACCCAACCTGGGGAGATGTGGAACTCACTTCGAGGATAAACAGTGACTATTCAAATCAATCACCACTTCTGAAGGCTGATATTCACCTTTACGGCTGGGCAAACAAAGGCTATGCCATTGTTAAATATGTAGTAAAAAGTCAGGAAACTGCCGCTTATCAGGGAAGATTCGGTCTTGAAATGATTCCTCAGGTGGAAGGTGCGTATGGAAACGAAATAATGACCTACGACCCCGCAAAATGGCTTTTCAGTTTCAGCAAGACCAATTATTTCGGTTTGAAAATATTAAACCTTCAGGTACCTTCAGCCCACAACTTCGAATGGTATGAAGGATACAATGTTGATACCTCGCTTACCAGATGGATGACAGACGGTCAATACGAAAACTTCCATTGGGCAGGTATTGACGGTGGAACAGCAGTTTTTGGAACCTCTCCTGTTGCAACAAATCCAAATGATTCAACCATTATGTACATAGCGATTGCTGTCGGACTCGATTCCTTGGAGATGAATGCAAACATCGACTCCGCAACTGCAAAATACAACCAGTTGACAGGCATTTTGGATGAAACTCCTGTTGCTTCAATCACTGATTACAAGATGTATCAGAACTATCCAAATCCTTTCAATCCATCGACGAAGATAGTTTTTGATGTACCACAGGCATCGAATGTAAATCTTTCAGTATATGATCTCCTTGGTAATAAGGTGGCAGAACTTGTAAACGGATATCAGAATGCCGGCAGACAGTCGGTCAATTTTGATGCCTCAAAACTTTCAAGTGGAGTTTATTTCTACACTTTGAGAGCAGGGGCAACCGTTATAACAAACAAAATGATTTTAAGCAAGTAA
- the cysK gene encoding cysteine synthase A: protein MRYNNILETIGNTPHVKLNKLFGSDHEVWIKLEKANPGGSIKDRIALAMIENAEKRRFLKKGSVIIEPTSGNTGIGLAMVATVKGYELVLVMPESMSIERRKIMSAYGAKFELTPREKGMTGAIEKAKELVAANPNAWMPQQFENEANSEIHRKTTALEILNDFPEGLDYIITGVGTGGHITGVAEILKEKYPNLRVYAVEPELSPVLSGGKPSPHPLQGIGAGFVPAILNFPILDGVIQVGKDEAYTFAQRSASEEGLFIGVSSGASLAAVAKKLPEIPAGSKILTFNYDTGERYLSIEGLF from the coding sequence ATGAGATATAATAATATTCTTGAGACAATTGGCAACACACCTCATGTAAAACTGAATAAATTATTCGGAAGTGATCATGAAGTCTGGATAAAACTTGAAAAAGCGAATCCAGGCGGCAGCATCAAAGACAGAATTGCTCTTGCAATGATAGAGAATGCAGAAAAAAGGAGATTCCTGAAAAAGGGAAGTGTAATAATTGAGCCCACTTCGGGAAACACGGGAATCGGACTCGCAATGGTAGCTACAGTAAAAGGTTACGAACTTGTGCTGGTCATGCCAGAATCGATGTCGATTGAGAGAAGAAAAATCATGTCGGCTTATGGTGCAAAATTTGAACTAACTCCCAGAGAGAAGGGGATGACGGGTGCAATCGAGAAAGCGAAAGAACTCGTAGCTGCCAATCCAAATGCATGGATGCCACAGCAATTTGAAAATGAAGCAAACAGCGAAATTCACAGAAAAACCACTGCCCTCGAGATACTGAATGATTTTCCGGAAGGATTGGATTACATAATCACAGGAGTGGGAACGGGAGGTCACATAACAGGCGTAGCTGAAATACTGAAAGAGAAATACCCGAATCTCAGGGTATATGCAGTTGAACCCGAACTTTCACCCGTTCTTTCAGGCGGGAAACCATCACCTCACCCGCTTCAGGGAATTGGTGCCGGATTTGTACCTGCTATCCTTAATTTCCCGATTCTTGATGGAGTTATTCAGGTCGGTAAAGATGAAGCGTACACATTTGCCCAACGCTCCGCCTCAGAGGAGGGGCTCTTTATTGGTGTCTCCTCCGGTGCTTCACTGGCAGCGGTTGCGAAAAAACTTCCCGAAATTCCTGCCGGCTCGAAAATCCTGACATTCAACTATGATACAGGTGAAAGATACCTTTCGATTGAAGGACTTTTTTAG
- a CDS encoding TonB-dependent receptor, which yields MKRFILFLLFIVPVAQAGITGKLAGRVTDAITGEPLIAATIVIEGTKLGASTDTDGRFVILNVPPGVYRIKITYVGYEHLTFEGVKIVVDQTTTIDFKLKPVSMTTDEVVVTANTPLIQKDLTSSISVVGRDEIELLPVGNFSDLLALQAGVVGSGNNLHIRGGRSNEVAYMIDGMYVTDPLLGGLATQINNDAIQEMSLLSGTFNAEYGNALSGVVNIVTRDGADKFSGKLEVRSSNFGVERYSKLNELRISGSLEGAIIPNALRFFLSGEQLNEGSYLPFGYNNAQSFFTKLTLTAIPQFRLTISNRGSRGLRQSYNHDYKYIPEQYLKRRTDSWQSALTATHTVSQSLFYDIRFSYFNQGFYSGLDKDTSQYLPVSSRVYQSNTGNGFEFYALADPTVLTDSRTTTLDFKGDAVWQINNNNEVKFGAQFKTHNLMLYSIEDPKRNFPYKNNYTTSPFEIATYVQDKIELAYLVINLGLRYDFMNANVEFRANPLDPASVVKVKSRSQFSPRIGIAHPISDKTKLHFAYGHFFQNPEYQFLFQNKQYDIQVREPLFGQPDLDAQRTIAYEVGVSHQFSDRAAVSVTAYYKDVTGLIGTRYFFPFTEGRYVGYTLYVNEDYANMKGFEVNLDIRPDKYFSGGLTYTYSVAKGSASSETEQYPGTSESTLLYYLDFDKTHVINGTASFTIPNGEGPKVFGSPWFENMDFSFIFSWSSGYPYTPSGRDVGFVVKNSLRQPSTWSMDLLIGKDVTIFNNIRLRLFAEILNLTDNRNIVYVYPDTGEPDFTYVGGHSKEYMEDPSNYGAPRRIRLGATLRF from the coding sequence ATGAAAAGATTTATTCTTTTTCTATTGTTTATAGTCCCTGTCGCACAAGCCGGAATCACCGGTAAGCTGGCAGGAAGGGTTACGGACGCCATCACCGGTGAGCCGTTGATCGCAGCCACCATCGTAATAGAGGGAACAAAACTCGGAGCCTCGACCGATACGGACGGCAGATTTGTGATCCTGAATGTTCCTCCGGGAGTTTACAGGATAAAAATCACCTATGTCGGGTATGAGCATCTTACCTTCGAGGGAGTAAAGATTGTGGTTGATCAGACCACAACCATCGACTTCAAATTGAAACCTGTCTCCATGACAACTGACGAAGTGGTTGTTACCGCGAACACTCCTCTTATCCAAAAAGATCTGACAAGTTCCATCTCCGTGGTTGGACGGGACGAAATTGAATTGTTACCCGTCGGCAATTTTAGTGATCTGCTCGCACTGCAGGCAGGTGTGGTGGGAAGCGGAAACAATCTTCATATCAGAGGCGGGAGATCAAACGAAGTTGCATACATGATTGATGGCATGTATGTTACTGATCCGTTACTTGGTGGTCTGGCGACCCAAATCAATAATGATGCGATACAGGAGATGAGCCTTCTTTCAGGAACATTTAACGCGGAATACGGGAATGCACTCAGCGGAGTTGTAAACATTGTTACCCGGGATGGTGCTGACAAGTTTTCAGGAAAGCTGGAAGTGCGGTCTTCCAATTTTGGGGTTGAAAGATATTCAAAATTGAACGAATTGAGGATAAGCGGAAGTCTTGAAGGGGCTATAATTCCAAACGCACTTAGATTTTTCCTTTCAGGCGAGCAGTTGAATGAAGGAAGTTATCTTCCATTTGGATATAACAATGCCCAGTCATTTTTCACGAAACTGACTCTGACAGCAATTCCACAGTTCAGGTTGACAATCTCGAACAGAGGCAGCAGGGGGTTGAGACAGAGCTACAATCACGACTATAAATATATACCGGAGCAGTATTTAAAGAGACGGACCGACAGTTGGCAATCTGCATTGACTGCCACACATACTGTCAGCCAGTCATTGTTCTACGACATAAGATTCTCGTACTTCAATCAGGGATTTTATTCCGGACTTGACAAAGATACTTCGCAGTATCTCCCTGTAAGTTCAAGGGTTTATCAGTCAAATACAGGAAACGGTTTTGAGTTTTATGCACTTGCTGATCCGACCGTGCTTACGGACAGCAGGACGACCACACTTGATTTTAAAGGTGATGCGGTCTGGCAGATAAATAATAATAATGAAGTGAAGTTTGGTGCCCAGTTCAAGACTCATAACCTGATGCTCTACAGTATCGAGGACCCAAAGAGAAATTTCCCATATAAAAACAATTATACAACATCGCCCTTCGAGATTGCCACTTATGTACAGGACAAAATTGAACTTGCATATCTTGTCATCAACCTCGGACTCCGTTATGATTTTATGAATGCAAATGTGGAATTCAGGGCTAATCCTCTTGATCCTGCTTCGGTTGTAAAAGTTAAATCGCGTTCGCAGTTCAGTCCAAGAATAGGTATTGCCCATCCTATTTCCGATAAAACAAAGCTCCACTTCGCATACGGGCACTTCTTCCAGAATCCTGAGTATCAGTTCCTGTTCCAAAACAAACAATACGATATTCAGGTGAGAGAGCCGCTGTTTGGTCAGCCTGATCTGGATGCTCAACGCACCATTGCTTATGAAGTGGGTGTTTCGCATCAGTTCTCTGACCGGGCTGCCGTTTCAGTAACTGCATATTATAAAGATGTGACCGGATTGATTGGAACCCGCTACTTCTTCCCGTTTACCGAGGGAAGATATGTCGGTTATACCCTGTATGTGAACGAGGATTATGCCAATATGAAAGGTTTTGAAGTAAATCTTGACATCAGACCCGACAAATACTTCTCGGGCGGCTTGACTTACACATATTCAGTTGCAAAGGGAAGTGCTTCCTCAGAAACTGAGCAGTACCCCGGCACTTCTGAATCCACCCTCTTATATTATCTGGATTTCGATAAAACGCATGTAATTAACGGAACAGCATCATTCACCATACCGAATGGTGAAGGTCCAAAGGTGTTTGGATCACCCTGGTTTGAGAATATGGATTTCTCATTCATCTTTTCCTGGTCCTCTGGTTATCCATACACACCTTCAGGGAGAGATGTCGGTTTTGTTGTGAAGAATTCACTCAGACAGCCATCAACCTGGTCGATGGATCTGCTTATTGGAAAGGATGTGACGATATTCAATAATATCCGCCTTCGTCTTTTTGCCGAGATTCTTAATCTGACAGATAACAGGAACATCGTTTATGTTTATCCCGATACAGGGGAGCCCGACTTCACATATGTTGGTGGTCACTCGAAAGAATATATGGAAGATCCTTCAAACTACGGGGCACCGAGGCGAATCCGTCTTGGGGCGACTTTAAGATTTTAA
- a CDS encoding MurR/RpiR family transcriptional regulator, which produces MRYRQLKELIEERYNSLPKNQKKIADFFLINFDRIPFLSVQEISGSSHVSVASIVRFAQNLGFSGFSEIRDEISELLQTEINSNKDLFPLIEMEDGDKNTLTEVANLDIKNINETLHLIDREKFSSAVSLLSGADEVFTAGMGISYLLAEVLGYQLTQIGIKARNFRNGWASFQEESLFISQKGVLIVFSFPPYSVETIDLAKSAKMRGIKVISITNKSTSPAAMYSDISLTVRSENMLYTNSFAAISVLINALTTEAARLNKKRAKDWLLKLNEIEQGRLINQ; this is translated from the coding sequence ATGCGTTACCGCCAGTTAAAAGAGCTGATAGAGGAGAGGTATAACTCTCTGCCGAAGAATCAGAAGAAAATCGCCGACTTTTTTCTGATTAACTTTGACCGGATACCATTTTTGAGCGTACAGGAGATATCCGGGAGTTCTCATGTCTCCGTTGCCTCGATAGTAAGATTTGCCCAAAATCTTGGTTTTTCGGGTTTTTCAGAGATAAGAGATGAAATATCGGAACTTCTACAGACAGAAATCAACAGCAACAAAGACCTCTTTCCACTGATAGAGATGGAAGACGGTGATAAAAACACCCTGACAGAGGTAGCCAACCTCGACATAAAAAACATCAACGAAACACTTCATTTGATAGACCGGGAGAAATTCTCATCGGCTGTTTCGCTCCTTTCGGGTGCTGATGAAGTTTTTACGGCAGGTATGGGAATATCTTATCTTCTGGCTGAAGTGTTGGGTTATCAGCTCACACAGATCGGAATTAAAGCCCGCAATTTCAGAAATGGCTGGGCTTCATTTCAGGAAGAGAGCCTTTTTATATCACAAAAAGGTGTACTGATTGTTTTCTCCTTCCCTCCATACTCCGTCGAAACAATTGATCTTGCAAAATCCGCAAAAATGCGGGGCATCAAGGTTATTTCGATTACAAACAAATCGACCTCACCAGCAGCAATGTATTCCGATATTTCACTTACCGTAAGATCGGAAAATATGCTTTACACCAATTCTTTCGCAGCCATTTCTGTCCTTATTAACGCTCTTACCACAGAAGCTGCAAGGCTTAACAAAAAAAGAGCCAAGGACTGGTTGCTTAAACTTAATGAAATTGAACAAGGCCGCCTCATCAACCAATAA
- a CDS encoding M20/M25/M40 family metallo-hydrolase: MITIDKNRLIEIFTTLVKIDALSQNEKAVADFVREFLTGKQVVISEDNSRSATGSNTGNIIIKRGKGGKMMLTSHMDTARTTAGIKVVIDEKTGKISSDGKTILGADNRQGMAILLYLLEIAENNSEIDDFTVVFTTCEETTLGGSKNLQVPKWVEAGLVFDSSHLPGKFVFRAPGSKTFTIEIFGKASHSGIAPEAGINAIAIAAAAISKLKQGRLDEDTTMNIGIISGGTAVNVVPEKVVLTGEVRSFKPDRLEEELERVLDTFGTEVFNAGATIKIDTYEDFTPYELSPDHLAYKMIYKAIEESGMEAKPVISFGGSDANSFNGLGIPSVNIGIGAQNPHANDEFVLMDDFIAAAKIGLNLVRKK, from the coding sequence ATGATTACAATAGACAAAAACAGACTGATCGAGATATTTACGACACTCGTAAAAATTGATGCATTATCTCAAAACGAGAAGGCAGTTGCCGATTTTGTAAGAGAATTTCTCACCGGCAAGCAGGTTGTGATTTCCGAAGACAATTCCAGAAGCGCTACGGGCAGCAACACCGGCAATATTATAATAAAGCGGGGCAAGGGGGGGAAGATGATGCTGACCTCTCACATGGACACAGCACGAACAACGGCAGGAATAAAAGTTGTTATTGATGAGAAAACAGGAAAGATTTCTTCCGATGGAAAAACGATACTGGGTGCTGATAACCGTCAGGGGATGGCTATTCTTCTTTATTTATTGGAAATAGCTGAAAACAACTCTGAAATTGATGATTTTACCGTGGTTTTCACGACATGTGAAGAGACCACTCTCGGTGGTTCGAAAAATCTGCAGGTTCCGAAGTGGGTGGAGGCAGGTCTCGTATTCGATTCATCACATCTCCCCGGAAAGTTTGTTTTCAGAGCTCCGGGTTCCAAAACTTTTACTATTGAAATCTTTGGAAAGGCTTCTCATTCAGGAATAGCCCCCGAAGCCGGTATTAATGCCATAGCCATTGCAGCCGCCGCCATTTCAAAACTGAAACAGGGACGGCTGGATGAGGACACCACAATGAACATCGGTATAATCTCCGGTGGTACTGCGGTAAATGTTGTACCGGAGAAGGTTGTTCTGACCGGTGAAGTCCGTTCCTTTAAGCCCGACCGCCTTGAAGAAGAACTTGAGAGGGTGTTGGATACTTTTGGTACGGAAGTTTTTAATGCCGGAGCAACCATCAAGATTGACACTTATGAAGATTTTACTCCCTACGAACTTTCACCCGATCACCTTGCTTACAAAATGATCTACAAGGCGATTGAAGAATCGGGGATGGAAGCAAAACCGGTAATCTCATTTGGGGGAAGTGATGCCAATTCATTCAACGGACTTGGTATTCCTTCGGTTAATATCGGAATTGGAGCTCAAAATCCTCATGCAAATGATGAATTTGTATTGATGGACGATTTTATTGCAGCCGCAAAAATTGGATTAAATCTGGTGAGAAAAAAATGA